A section of the Oncorhynchus nerka isolate Pitt River linkage group LG3, Oner_Uvic_2.0, whole genome shotgun sequence genome encodes:
- the LOC115109915 gene encoding ADP-ribosylhydrolase ARH1-like produces MELSGIGFYIIETTQSQEGNRTSRSAYQPPAQEVIEHQPDLTMSDTVPLEQRYKASMVLSGAGDALGYNHGTWEFENDGVLIHEQVQKRGGLEKLDAIDFPVSDDTVMHLATAEALVKVGEGASLPVLYRALVEKYIVSMTDMAGRGAGLTCLNSVAVHRQRTDEDIKIPFNKRGGGCGAAMRAMCIGLRFPDLEQEHLLIAVSVESGRLTHHHPTGYLGALAAALFTAYAVRGTLPVEAWGHRLMEVLDKAKEYVRLSGNCVELNMEHWDYFGIQWKSYLEKRGILDGKSKPRFPDSYGVKERESFYRAVSFKGCGGASGHDAPMIAYDALLRAGDSWVELANHGFFHGGDSDSTAVIAAAWWGALFGFRGVPEINYKRLEYRDRLSKLGEQLYKLRGKPLGSLKV; encoded by the exons ATGGAGCTGAGCGGGATTGGATTCTACATAATCGAAACTACACAATCCCAGGAAGGGAACCGAACCTCAAGGTCTGCCTATCAACCACCAGCACAAG AAGTGATTGAACACCAACCAGATCTCACCATGTCAGACACGGTCCCCCTGGAACAGAGGTACAAGGCCAGCATGGTCCTGAGTGGAGCAGGAGATGCCCTGGGCTACAACCATGGTACCTGGGAATTTGAAAATGATGGAGTGTTAATACATGAGCAAGTTCAGAAGAGAGGAGGTCTAGAGAAGCTGGATGCCATAGACTTCCCTGTTAGTGATGACACCGTCATGCACCTGGCTACAGCTGAGGCTCTGGTCAAGGTGGGGGAAGGGGCATCCCTCCCTGTGCTGTATCGAGCCCTGGTGGAGAAGTACATTGTAAGCATGACAGACATGGCTGGAAGAGGAGCAG GCCTCACCTGCCTCAACAGTGTTGCAGTACACAGACAGAGAACTGATGAGGACATTAAGATTCCCTTCAACAAGAGGGGCGGAGGGTGTGGGGCAGCCATGAGGGCCATGTGTATCGGCCTGCGCTTCCCGGACCTTGAGCAGGAGCACCTGCTGATAGCAGTAAGTGTGGAGAGTGGGCGTCtgacccaccaccaccccacaggCTACCTGGGAGCCCTGGCTGCAGCCCTGTTCACGGCCTACGCAGTGAGGGGCACCCTGCCGGTGGAGGCCTGGGGACACAGACTCATGGAGGTCCTGGACAAAGCCAAGGAGTACGTCAGGCTTTCGGGCAATTGTGTGGAGCTGAACATGGAGCACTG GGACTACTTTGGAATTCAGTGGAAATCCTATTTAGAAAAGAGAGGCATTCTGGATGGAAAGAGCAAACCTCGGTTCCCAGACTCCTACggtgtgaaggagagggagagtttCTATAGGGCGGTGAGCTTCAAGGGTTGTGGTGGTGCCAGTGGGCATGATGCTCCCATGATAGCTTACGATGCCCTCCTGAGGGCAGGCGACTCCTGGGTTGAGCTGGCCAATCATGGCTTCTTCCATGGCGGGGACAGCGACTCCACGGCCGTGATCGCTGCTGCCTGGTGGGGCGCACTGTTCGGCTTCAGGGGGGTGCCAGAGATCAACTACAAGAGGCTTGAGTACCGTGACAGACTATCCAAACTTGGGGAACAGCTATACAAGCTCAGGGGAAAACCTCTCGGTTCTTTGAAAGTGTGA